Proteins encoded within one genomic window of Humulus lupulus chromosome 1, drHumLupu1.1, whole genome shotgun sequence:
- the LOC133782936 gene encoding uncharacterized protein LOC133782936, with amino-acid sequence MEMGYLRMKTDSDANAFKKFASHSIKLASLGFGTSFLEWVASFAAIERGNQREKDRERAQARAGQKPKNPKNDGLTPEQRRERDAKALQEKLARKSAQTGGGKNGVLGGKN; translated from the exons ATGGAGATGGGTTACTTGAGAATGAAAACTGACTCCGACGCTAATGCTTTCAAAAAGTTCGCCAGCCATTCCATTAAGCTAGCTTCCCTTGGCTTTGGTACCTCATTCCTCGAGTGGGTCGCTTCATTCGCTGCTAT CGAACGCGGTAATCAAAGAGAAAAAGACCGCGAAAGGGCTCAAGCCAGGGCTGGTCAAAAGCCCAAGAATCCCAAGAACGATGGATTGACCCCCGAACAACGCCGAGAAAG AGATGCGAAAGCACTCCAGGAGAAGTTAGCTAGAAAATCTGCACAGACTGGAGGAGGAAAAAATGGTGTTCTTGGAGGTAAAAACTAG